A single window of Watersipora subatra chromosome 11, tzWatSuba1.1, whole genome shotgun sequence DNA harbors:
- the LOC137408085 gene encoding general transcription factor II-I repeat domain-containing protein 2-like has translation MNRINCIRSQSALRHRNLRKFLKESDATSEDLLTYNIIRKLSKRNSLSTLWCICQELTSFLRTCTSLNGKQSQDMMSSSKDMSDLAFLVDICGHLNDLNLKLQEKNKTTINTLPAVQAFSYKLKLFLVDVQGDMLHSPALKPFLDEDEGMAFFTNDYTHFIEKLQQDFNNGLSQFQSFKHIMQLIKTPQTAKLNGKWVTQLPLKSVDVSYLQLELCNLKGTDINKIEEDFYLQASTKAEFPQLAQL, from the coding sequence ATGAACAGGATCAACTGCATCAGAAGTCAATCAGCTCTCAGACACAGAAACTTAAGGAAGTTTCTCAAAGAAAGCGATGCCACTTCTGAAGATTTACTAACATACAATATCATTAGAAAGCTAAGTAAGAGAAATTCTCTGTCGACGTTGTGGTGTATTTGTCAGGAGCTAACCTCATTTTTACGTACATGCACAAGCTTGAATGGAAAACAGTCTCAAGATATGATGAGCTCTTCTAAAGATATGAGTGACCTTGCCTTCCTTGTTGACATCTGTGGCCATTTGAATGATCTGAACCTTAAGCTTCAAGAGAAGAACAAGACTACTATTAATACACTACCAGCTGTTCAAGCCTTCTCCTACAAGTTGAAGTTGTTTCTGGTAGATGTGCAAGGTGATATGCTTCATTCTCCTGCTCTAAAACCATTTTTAGATGAAGATGAAGGAATGGCCTTTTTTACAAATGATTACACTCACTTCATAGAAAAGCTGCAACAAGATTTTAACAATGGGCTTAGTCAGTTTCAATCTTTCAAACACATCATGCAACTCATAAAAACACCTCAGACAGCAAAGCTTAATGGAAAGTGGGTTACTCAGTTGCCATTGAAGAGTGTTGATGTCTCATATCTGCAACTGGAGTTGTGTAACCTCAAAGGTAcagatataaataaaattgaggAGGACTTCTACTTGCAAGCTTCAACAAAGGCTGAATTTCCACAGCTTGCTCAACTATAA